Below is a genomic region from Deltaproteobacteria bacterium.
CACAAGCAGTGACAGTTCCAGTTTGAACGCATTGGGCCGTACAATCAAAAGCATTGCCTTGAAGTTCAACCACCATGCAAGTATCTAAGGGTGCACAACTCGTGGGGCAGTCGCCATCACAGGTTTCATCTAAATCGAGAACACCGTTGCCGCATAAAGATGCGCAGTCAAAATCGCTCTCAGAATTACAGCTCGACGGGCAGCAGCTGTCCCCGCTTACACACTCAGAGATAGGCTCGGCAACACACTCTGCGTTACAAGCATCCTCGCTTCCTTGTAAAACTAAAGGAATACATGCATCGGTGGTTTGGCAAGAGTCTGGGCAATTGCCATCGCAAAGCTCGCCAGCATCAACAATACCATTGCCGCAGAGTGTTCCTATGGGTTCGCAGTCTGAATCTTCCGCATTGACACAACCAGCCGGACAACAGCCGTCGCCAGACTCACACAAAACGATATCCACGTAACTGCAACCAGCCGTGCAATTTTCGGCGCTGCCCGAAAAGATATCCACGGTACATGCAATCGTATCATCACAATTAGTAGGACAATTTCCGTCGCAGGTTTCAGACGGGGCATCCACAATGCCATCACCGCAGGTTGTTGAGCAATCCGAGTCGACTTCAGGACTGCAGCCCGCCGCACAACAGCCGTCGCCTTCAACACAATCGGTAATCGTGACAGGCACACATTGAGCTGTACAGTTGGCGGCTGAGCCCACGAGGTTATCTTGAGTGCAGGAAACTCCATCGTCACAGCTCGTGGGGCAATCCCCATCACAAAGTTCACCGCTGTCTATGACACCATTACCGCAAGTTGCGGAACAATCACTATCGGTTTCAAAGCTGCAGCCCGGCGGGCAGCAGCCATCATCATTGGCACAGGCTGCAATCTCGGTGTACTCGCAAGCAACGTTGCATGACGCAGGATCTCCAGAGAGTATGTCTGTTGTGCAAGCGATTGCATCATTGCAGCTGGTGCGGCAGTCCCCATCACAGGTTTCGCCGGTTTCTACGATACCGTTTCCACATTCTCCGGGCGGAAAATCGCAAATGGCGTTGAGACACATTTTACCTGCATCACACTGACCGTCTTCATCACATGCTATGCCGCGCTCGTCCAACCCCAACGAAGCTGTACAGCCGGTTGCTGATAAAATCAGCGCAACAGAGGTGATAAATCGCCAACTAGTCACAGCTTAATCGCCTCCTAATGGCATCTGTAATTGGAGCATCGCTCCCCCTGCGGTTGGCATCACGGAGACTGAAGTCTCAGGAGCTTCACCGGTCGCGCCATAATAGAGGTCATAAAAGAGCCAACTGGTCCCGACCGCCCCCAAAGCGCTTAGCGTGTAAAATACATCCGCGGCAACACCGAGTTGTCTGGCAGAATTTTGAGCATCCGTATGGTCTTCATTTCCCACGAAGAGGTCATCAAGCGCTGCTGCTTTCGAGGAGGCGCTAGCACCTAGGGCTATGGCGATGGTCGTTGTTAGACCCGTCGCGCCTGCCGCAATCCAGTGCTTGTACTCATGGAATGTATTCCAACTAAGGAGTTCAAAGGATGGCGGCGGCTCAGGTATCACTTCTTCTATCACTGGCTCTGGAACAGGCTCTTCAGCAGGCAACTCTTCTTCAGGTTCTGCTTCAGGCTCTTCTTCTGGAGGAACTTCCTCTTCTTCCGCAGCCGCAACTTCTTCTTCCTCTGCAGGTACTTCTTCCTCGGCTACTTCAGCTTCGGCAACTTCTTCTTCCTCTACCGGCTCTTCAACCACCGGCTCCGGTTCGGCCGCCGGCGCGGTCCCTCCGACAACGAACTCAACCCGCCGGTTTTTACCTCGCCCTAGCTTCGATTTGTTCGATGCCTTAGGCGTAGCCGCACCCACCATTTCTAGGACCAATCTTTCGGGCTCTACTCCAAGCTTGACCAGAGATTTTTTCACGAAGCGTGCCCGAGCTCCCGACAGCTTTTCATTGACCTCTTCAGGGCCGCGGCTATCGGTGTGGCCTATAATCGTAATGGTTTTAATTTCCGGATGACTTTTGAGAAACTTCGCAATTTGGCGCATACGCTTTTTATGGCCTTGCCAAAACCGCTTTGCCCCAGTTGGGAAGTGAACACTTGTATCGATTTGATACGAGCCATCCTTTTTCTTAGTAAACATGCCGCCCGCGAGTGCAGGCGCAGAAACCCCTAAAAAAGCGAAAACGAGCAAGGCCGCCAAGCGCCTTA
It encodes:
- a CDS encoding OmpA family protein; its protein translation is MTFKTEDKWMVRRLAALLVFAFLGVSAPALAGGMFTKKKDGSYQIDTSVHFPTGAKRFWQGHKKRMRQIAKFLKSHPEIKTITIIGHTDSRGPEEVNEKLSGARARFVKKSLVKLGVEPERLVLEMVGAATPKASNKSKLGRGKNRRVEFVVGGTAPAAEPEPVVEEPVEEEEVAEAEVAEEEVPAEEEEVAAAEEEEVPPEEEPEAEPEEELPAEEPVPEPVIEEVIPEPPPSFELLSWNTFHEYKHWIAAGATGLTTTIAIALGASASSKAAALDDLFVGNEDHTDAQNSARQLGVAADVFYTLSALGAVGTSWLFYDLYYGATGEAPETSVSVMPTAGGAMLQLQMPLGGD